Below is a genomic region from Terriglobales bacterium.
CGCGGCCATGGGTGTCGCGCTCGGCGCCAAGGCGCTGCGCACCACCGACAAGGAAGAATTCCGCCGGCAGTTCGTGATGATCTGCGACGTGCTGGGCGGAACCCGCCCGACGGCCGTCAACCTGTTCTGGGCCATCCGGCGCATGCGTGACAGGTTCGCCACCGCCGCCGGCGATTCCATCGCCCACCTCAAGCAGGCGCTTATCGAGGAGGCCCAGGCCATCTACGTGGAAGACCTCGCTGCCAACGAGGCGATGGCGAAGCACGGCGCCACGCTCATGCCCGCGTCCGGCGGCGTGCTCACGCACTGCAACGCCGGCGCGCTCGCCACCGCCGGCGGCTACGGCACCGCGCTCGGCGTGATCCGCGCCGCCTTCGAGCAGGGCAAGAAGATCAACGTCTACGCCGACGAGACGCGCCCGGTGCTGCAGGGCTCGCGCCTCACCGCGTGGGAGCTGGCCAAAGACGGCATCCCGACCACCGTCATCGCCGACAACATGGCCGGCGTGATGATGCGGCAGGGGAAGGTGAAGGCGGTCGTGGTGGGCGCCGACCGCATCGCCGCCAACGGCGACGTCGCCAACAAGATCGGGACGTACTCGGTCGCGGTGCTCGCGAAGGAGCACGGCATCCCGTTCTACGTGGCCGCGCCCTGTTCCACCATCGACCTCGAGACGCCGACCGGCGACCAGATCCCCATCGAGCAGCGCAATCCGAAGGAGGTCACGCACGTCGGCCCCACGCAGATCGCGCCGCTGGGCGTCGGCATCGAGAACCCGTCGTTCGACGTGACGCCGGCGAAGTTCGTCGCGGCCATCATCACCGAGCGCGGCATCGCCAAGCCGCCGTACGAGGAGTCGCTGCGCGGATTCGCGCCGGCCGCGGTCGCCGCGAAGTAGCGCCGGCGTTTGCCTTCCCTCCCGGCACAGGACTAGTATTCCCTTCCTCTAGAAGCGATCCGATCCTTTCAGCACAACCTTGCACCAGCCAAGGAGGACACATGGGCATCGCCATCTCCCCCACCATCGACCCGAAGGCTTCGAGCTTCGTTGCGAAGACCGGCAAGATCCTCATCG
It encodes:
- the mtnA gene encoding S-methyl-5-thioribose-1-phosphate isomerase yields the protein MIKTLEWTDSGVRMIDQRKLPVEELYVTLRTYEEVAEAIRNMTVRGAPAIGVAAAMGVALGAKALRTTDKEEFRRQFVMICDVLGGTRPTAVNLFWAIRRMRDRFATAAGDSIAHLKQALIEEAQAIYVEDLAANEAMAKHGATLMPASGGVLTHCNAGALATAGGYGTALGVIRAAFEQGKKINVYADETRPVLQGSRLTAWELAKDGIPTTVIADNMAGVMMRQGKVKAVVVGADRIAANGDVANKIGTYSVAVLAKEHGIPFYVAAPCSTIDLETPTGDQIPIEQRNPKEVTHVGPTQIAPLGVGIENPSFDVTPAKFVAAIITERGIAKPPYEESLRGFAPAAVAAK